In Luteimonas viscosa, the following proteins share a genomic window:
- a CDS encoding type II toxin-antitoxin system ParD family antitoxin: MATMNISLPDELKQFVDEQVAAHAYGSSSEYLRELIRKQRDVQALRGMLLDGLNSGPAEPATAQTFEKMRAGLREHAAK; encoded by the coding sequence ATGGCCACCATGAACATTTCCCTGCCGGACGAGCTCAAACAGTTCGTGGACGAGCAGGTGGCCGCACATGCCTACGGCTCCAGCAGCGAGTACCTTCGCGAATTGATCCGCAAGCAGCGCGATGTCCAAGCGTTGCGGGGGATGTTGCTCGACGGCCTCAACTCGGGCCCTGCCGAACCGGCCACCGCACAGACCTTCGAGAAGATGCGGGCCGGGTTGCGCGAGCACGCCGCGAAGTGA
- a CDS encoding DUF2065 domain-containing protein codes for MQDLWAALCLVAVLEGLMLFVAPGGWKRAVEQMLAVPDRQLRAIGGAVLVLGLAALYFVRS; via the coding sequence ATGCAAGACCTCTGGGCCGCCCTCTGCCTCGTCGCCGTCCTCGAGGGCCTGATGCTGTTCGTCGCCCCCGGCGGCTGGAAACGCGCCGTCGAGCAGATGCTGGCCGTCCCCGACCGACAGTTGCGCGCCATCGGCGGCGCCGTCCTCGTCCTCGGCCTGGCCGCCTTGTACTTCGTCCGCAGCTGA
- a CDS encoding adenylosuccinate synthase, producing the protein MGQSVVVLGAQWGDEGKGKIVDLLTEEIGAVVRFQGGHNAGHTLVIGGKKTVLHLIPSGILRADALCLIGNGVVLSPAALRKEIDELEANGVEVRSRLKISPATPLIMPYHIALDQAREKAAGGKAIGTTGRGIGPAYEDKVARRGVRVADLHYPDQLAELLRTALDYHNFVLTKYLNAEAVDFQKMLDEALEFGDYVQPMKSDVAGILHDLRKQGKKVLFEGAQGSLLDIDHGTYPYVTSSNTTVGGALAGTGVGADAIDYVLGICKAYATRVGGGPFPTELDDEVGEEIRRKGQEFGATTGRPRRCGWIDIVALKRAVAINGISGLCITKLDVLDGMESLKMCIAYEYRGKRTEYAPLDAQGWDECTPVYLEFPGWEENTHGITDWDKLPPAARAYLRALEELAGCPLAIVSTGPDRDHTIVLQDPFA; encoded by the coding sequence ATGGGTCAGTCAGTGGTGGTGCTCGGTGCCCAGTGGGGCGACGAAGGCAAGGGCAAGATCGTCGACCTGCTCACCGAGGAAATCGGCGCGGTCGTGCGCTTCCAGGGCGGCCACAACGCCGGCCACACCCTGGTCATCGGCGGCAAGAAGACCGTGCTGCACCTGATCCCCTCCGGCATCCTGCGCGCCGACGCGCTGTGCCTGATCGGCAATGGCGTCGTGCTCAGCCCCGCCGCGCTGCGCAAGGAGATCGACGAGCTCGAGGCCAACGGGGTGGAGGTGCGTTCGCGGCTGAAGATCTCGCCGGCCACGCCGCTGATCATGCCGTACCACATCGCCCTGGACCAGGCGCGCGAGAAGGCCGCCGGCGGCAAGGCCATCGGCACCACCGGCCGCGGCATCGGCCCGGCGTACGAGGACAAGGTGGCGCGCCGCGGCGTGCGCGTGGCCGACCTGCATTACCCGGATCAATTGGCCGAACTGCTGCGCACCGCGCTCGACTACCACAACTTCGTGTTGACCAAATACCTCAACGCCGAAGCCGTCGACTTCCAGAAAATGCTCGACGAGGCGCTGGAATTCGGCGACTACGTGCAGCCGATGAAGTCCGACGTGGCCGGCATCCTCCACGACCTGCGCAAGCAGGGCAAGAAGGTGCTGTTCGAAGGCGCGCAGGGCTCGCTGCTCGACATCGACCACGGCACCTACCCTTACGTCACCAGCTCCAACACCACCGTCGGCGGCGCGCTCGCCGGCACCGGCGTGGGCGCGGACGCGATCGACTACGTGCTCGGCATCTGCAAGGCCTACGCCACCCGCGTGGGCGGCGGCCCGTTCCCGACTGAGCTCGACGACGAAGTGGGCGAGGAGATCCGCCGCAAGGGCCAGGAATTCGGCGCCACCACCGGCCGCCCGCGCCGTTGCGGCTGGATCGACATCGTCGCGCTCAAGCGCGCCGTGGCCATCAACGGCATCAGCGGCCTGTGCATCACCAAGCTCGACGTGCTCGACGGCATGGAGTCGCTGAAGATGTGCATCGCCTACGAGTACCGCGGCAAGCGCACCGAGTACGCCCCGCTCGACGCCCAGGGCTGGGACGAGTGCACGCCCGTGTACCTCGAATTCCCCGGCTGGGAAGAAAACACCCACGGCATTACCGACTGGGACAAGCTGCCCCCCGCGGCCCGCGCCTACCTGCGCGCGCTGGAGGAACTGGCCGGCTGCCCGCTGGCGATCGTGAGCACCGGCCCGGATCGGGATCACACGATCGTGTTGCAGGATCCGTTCGCCTGA
- the hflC gene encoding protease modulator HflC, producing the protein MRLNLIIPIAVIVLLGLLGSVYVVREGQTGLVLNLGRVARTDIGPGLHFKIPLIESARVFDRRFYAAEFSPERYLTSERKDVSVDFVAIGLISDVADFYRATGGQMDLASERLAPIIKDSLRNEINRRTLQQLVSGDRSEIIAKQLEGINEAASTLGMRVIDIRLKQIDLPTDSDVIAQVYDRMRAERRQVASRLRAEGEEQARIIRAQADRERTVLVAEAERDAQKLRGEGDAEATRIYGEAAQRDPAFYAFQRSLEAYRASFADGNGVIVLERDDPFLQYMRSDR; encoded by the coding sequence ATGAGACTCAACCTGATCATCCCGATCGCGGTGATCGTGCTGCTGGGCCTGCTCGGCTCGGTCTACGTCGTGCGCGAGGGCCAGACGGGGCTGGTGCTCAACCTCGGCCGCGTCGCCCGCACCGACATCGGCCCCGGCCTGCACTTCAAGATCCCGCTGATCGAATCGGCGCGCGTGTTCGACCGCCGTTTCTACGCCGCCGAATTCTCGCCCGAGCGCTACCTCACCTCCGAGCGCAAGGACGTGAGCGTGGACTTCGTCGCGATCGGCCTGATCAGCGACGTCGCCGACTTCTACCGCGCCACCGGCGGGCAGATGGACCTGGCCAGCGAACGCCTGGCCCCGATCATCAAGGACTCGCTGCGCAACGAGATCAACCGTCGCACCCTGCAGCAGCTGGTGTCCGGCGACCGTTCGGAGATCATCGCCAAGCAGCTGGAAGGCATCAACGAGGCAGCCAGTACGCTGGGCATGCGCGTGATCGACATCCGTCTCAAGCAGATCGACCTGCCCACCGACAGCGACGTCATCGCCCAGGTCTACGACCGCATGCGCGCCGAACGTCGCCAGGTGGCCAGCCGCCTGCGCGCCGAGGGCGAGGAGCAGGCCCGCATCATCCGCGCCCAGGCCGACCGCGAACGCACCGTGCTGGTGGCCGAGGCCGAGCGCGACGCGCAGAAGCTGCGAGGCGAGGGCGATGCCGAAGCCACCCGCATCTACGGCGAAGCCGCGCAGCGCGACCCCGCGTTCTACGCCTTCCAGCGCAGCCTCGAGGCCTACCGCGCCTCGTTCGCCGACGGCAACGGCGTGATCGTGCTCGAACGCGACGACCCGTTCCTGCAATACATGCGCAGCGACCGCTGA
- a CDS encoding type II toxin-antitoxin system HipA family toxin: MTVAEVQLWGRTIGAVSLEEGAAAAAFEYVPAFLGSGIELSPLHMPLRPRIYTFPELAPRTFHGLPGLLADSLPDRFGNALIDQWLATQGRSPQDFNAVERLCYTGARGMGALEFRPVHGPRARKASALDMAALVSLASDILTHREGLTASLERPSRQKALQDILRVGTSAGGARAKALIAWNPETNEVRSGQVPADPGFSHWLLKFDGVSGNKDKELLDPLGYGAIEFAYALMAKAAGIDMSECRLLEENGRRHFMTRRFDRLDDGMKLHMQSLGALAHFDYNLPGAYSYEQAFLVIRQLGLPMAAIEQQFRRMLFNVVARNQDDHVKNIAFLMDMAGRWSLAPAFDVSYSYNPDGAWTATHQMTLNGKRNGFTREDFKACAAVAGLKRGRDGKLLEEVLATVAQWPGFAREAGVDERQATQIGAVHRLRF, from the coding sequence ATGACCGTCGCCGAAGTCCAGCTCTGGGGCCGTACCATCGGCGCCGTCTCTCTGGAAGAAGGCGCTGCAGCGGCCGCGTTCGAATACGTGCCCGCCTTCCTGGGCAGCGGCATCGAACTGTCGCCGCTGCACATGCCGCTGCGGCCGCGCATCTACACCTTTCCGGAACTGGCGCCGCGGACCTTCCACGGCCTGCCCGGCCTGCTGGCCGATTCGCTGCCCGATCGCTTCGGCAACGCGCTCATCGACCAGTGGCTGGCGACGCAGGGTCGCTCGCCGCAGGACTTCAACGCCGTCGAACGCCTCTGCTACACCGGCGCGCGCGGCATGGGCGCACTCGAATTCAGGCCCGTGCACGGGCCACGCGCGCGCAAGGCCAGCGCGCTGGACATGGCCGCTCTGGTGTCGCTGGCCTCCGACATCCTCACCCATCGCGAAGGCCTGACGGCAAGCCTGGAACGCCCGTCCCGCCAGAAGGCCCTGCAGGACATCCTGCGCGTGGGCACCTCGGCCGGTGGCGCGCGCGCCAAGGCGCTGATCGCCTGGAATCCGGAGACCAACGAGGTGCGCTCGGGTCAGGTGCCTGCCGATCCGGGGTTCAGCCACTGGCTGTTGAAGTTCGACGGCGTGTCGGGCAACAAGGACAAGGAATTGCTGGATCCGCTCGGTTACGGCGCCATCGAATTCGCCTACGCGCTGATGGCGAAGGCGGCCGGGATCGACATGAGCGAGTGCCGGCTGCTGGAAGAGAACGGACGCCGCCACTTCATGACCCGCCGCTTCGATCGCCTCGACGACGGCATGAAGCTGCACATGCAGTCGCTCGGTGCGCTGGCGCACTTCGACTACAACCTGCCCGGGGCCTATTCCTACGAACAGGCCTTCCTGGTGATCCGCCAGCTCGGCTTGCCGATGGCGGCGATCGAGCAGCAGTTTCGCCGCATGCTGTTCAACGTGGTGGCACGCAACCAGGACGACCACGTCAAGAACATCGCCTTCCTGATGGACATGGCGGGCCGCTGGTCGCTGGCCCCCGCGTTCGATGTCAGCTACAGCTACAACCCCGACGGCGCCTGGACCGCGACCCACCAGATGACCCTCAACGGCAAGCGGAACGGTTTCACGCGCGAGGACTTCAAGGCCTGTGCTGCGGTCGCGGGCCTGAAGCGCGGGCGCGACGGGAAGCTGCTGGAGGAAGTGCTCGCAACGGTGGCCCAGTGGCCGGGATTTGCCCGCGAGGCGGGTGTCGACGAACGCCAGGCCACGCAGATCGGTGCCGTCCACCGGCTGCGGTTCTGA
- a CDS encoding helix-turn-helix transcriptional regulator: MLRQLGDRLAQLRLALNLTQAEVAEQAGVSKRTVERLEAGATSSQLTSFLRVCRVLGLEEGLERLLPEPVASPVAQLTQQRQTRKRASGPPEDGAPDDGRPKRWVWEP, translated from the coding sequence ATGCTCCGGCAACTGGGCGACCGGTTGGCGCAGCTGCGCCTCGCCTTGAACCTGACCCAGGCGGAGGTGGCTGAGCAGGCCGGAGTCTCGAAGCGGACGGTGGAACGCCTGGAGGCCGGGGCCACGTCCAGCCAGTTGACCAGCTTCCTGCGGGTGTGCCGCGTCCTGGGGCTGGAGGAGGGGCTGGAGCGGCTGTTGCCCGAGCCGGTGGCAAGTCCCGTGGCGCAGCTCACGCAGCAGCGGCAGACCCGGAAGCGTGCGTCCGGTCCACCGGAAGACGGGGCGCCGGACGATGGCAGGCCCAAGCGCTGGGTCTGGGAACCATGA
- a CDS encoding AraC family transcriptional regulator, translating to MKPADSSKTGAPEPAPVDRLAPILDRFHVRAQLFYTGPLCGLHVFDAVPGRAFLHVLRRGTMEVEHRSDHGLVRTALAEPTLLLFARPVHHVFRNAPVDGPDFTCATLDFDGGERNPIVQSLPALLAVPLAAVEGLGPTLDLLFAEADRVRCGSRLLAGRLFEVLLVQVLRWALDHPAQSGVHHGTLAGLSHPQLAKALSALHARPGEPWPLERLAAQAGMSRSAFAAAFKHAVGTTPAAYVLDWRLGLAATRLREGRAVKQVAHELGFSGAGALSKGFRRRYGVSPRKHV from the coding sequence ATGAAACCTGCCGATTCGTCCAAGACAGGCGCCCCTGAGCCCGCCCCGGTCGACCGCCTCGCCCCCATCCTCGACCGCTTCCACGTCCGCGCCCAGCTGTTCTACACCGGCCCGCTGTGCGGCCTGCACGTGTTCGACGCCGTGCCCGGGCGCGCCTTCCTGCACGTGCTGCGCCGCGGCACGATGGAGGTCGAGCACCGGAGCGACCACGGCCTGGTGCGCACCGCGCTCGCCGAGCCCACCCTGCTGCTGTTCGCGCGCCCGGTGCACCACGTGTTCCGCAACGCCCCGGTGGACGGCCCGGACTTCACCTGCGCCACGCTCGATTTCGACGGCGGCGAGCGCAACCCCATCGTGCAGTCGCTGCCCGCACTGCTGGCCGTGCCGCTGGCGGCGGTGGAGGGCCTGGGCCCCACGCTCGACCTGCTGTTCGCCGAAGCCGACCGCGTGCGCTGCGGCTCGCGCCTGCTCGCCGGCCGCCTGTTCGAGGTGCTGCTGGTGCAGGTGCTGCGCTGGGCGCTGGACCATCCTGCCCAGTCCGGCGTGCACCACGGCACGCTCGCCGGCCTGTCGCACCCGCAGCTGGCCAAGGCGCTCAGCGCCCTGCACGCGCGCCCCGGCGAGCCCTGGCCGCTCGAACGCCTGGCCGCGCAGGCCGGCATGTCGCGCAGCGCCTTCGCCGCCGCGTTCAAGCACGCCGTGGGCACCACGCCCGCCGCCTACGTGCTCGACTGGCGCCTGGGCCTGGCCGCCACCCGCCTGCGCGAGGGCAGGGCGGTGAAGCAGGTGGCGCACGAGTTGGGGTTCTCGGGGGCGGGGGCGTTGTCGAAGGGGTTTCGGAGGCGGTATGGGGTTTCGCCGCGCAAGCACGTCTAA
- a CDS encoding type II toxin-antitoxin system RelE/ParE family toxin, with the protein MKPLAWRQAARRDVADAAVCYVDNADLRTGERFLDAVETALSYLGRHPAAGSPRYSVPLQIDGLRYWPLKGFPYLIFYVERDAHLDVWRVLHAQRDIPAWMG; encoded by the coding sequence GTGAAACCGCTGGCATGGCGCCAAGCCGCGCGACGCGACGTGGCCGATGCCGCCGTCTGCTATGTCGACAACGCCGATCTGCGTACAGGCGAGCGTTTCCTGGATGCGGTGGAGACCGCCCTGTCGTACCTGGGCAGGCACCCCGCAGCAGGTTCGCCGCGCTATTCGGTGCCGCTGCAGATCGACGGCCTCCGATACTGGCCGCTGAAGGGCTTTCCTTACCTGATCTTCTACGTCGAACGCGACGCCCACCTGGACGTGTGGCGGGTCCTGCATGCGCAACGCGATATTCCCGCATGGATGGGATAG
- a CDS encoding DEAD/DEAH box helicase family protein, protein MQLSSVIGEKLSAWRAAGYAHDDYPAIAEVLDWAAGRDVSRPPFLRLPQVRALETYWYLRLVRSTPSVFDLYQSLVQRRVELRKALGLTSDALREYVEEHGFDALIEHIRTDDAFVKQHKLESLRETLNLDYPSYILALAMGAGKTMLIGAIIATEFAMAQEYPDEDFVHNALVFAPGKTIIESLRELATMPFDGILPPRMHKPFAASVKLNFTRDGSPDIDVIPGSHYNIVVTNTEKIRIQKASIRKGDLGSLFAGAGDADQLKQDVANRRLQRLAQLPHLGVFSDEAHHTYGQSMDAELKKVRKTVDYLASETNVVCVVNTTGTPYYNKQPLLDVVYWYGLSQGIEDGYLKPVSGNIEAYDFGDDIKPYISEVVGDFLKHYGSVSLPNGAKAKLALYFPQTDDLEAMRPVVEAALAANGHMPTECLANHSHSPQADVDAFNRLNDPTAPHRVILLVNRGTEGWNCPSLFACALARNLQSSNNFVLQAATRCLRQVPGNPHKAKIYLSQDNYAVLDRQLQETYGESLSDLKQGRENLRHAKIVLLKEDIPPLVLKRQIVRVRRMETRIPETLELQRPRDDDPALTVQRYELAAQVSSLRVMRELGDALPVEAAIEATDARTAAADLAARYRLPLFAVLDALRVAYGDGDVPLRHLDSLAGQLEDQVRHYETETEEMEVALALVRPERFNEEQDHSGQPVRTAEITYRKDRANRLWCVDDARADYGGSFGFHYSPYNFDSLPEKDFLAKVLDALRIDAGDIEDVYFTGGLGRDKTDFVVEYKGVDGRWHPYSPDFLIRRKPATGGKPGSGKLLIVEIKQERLRRDETDGEDGRKAMAVREWARLNPDRIDYEMLFTDTDAVANNDFARVRTFLGGKR, encoded by the coding sequence ATGCAGCTGAGCAGCGTAATCGGGGAAAAATTGTCCGCCTGGAGGGCTGCTGGCTACGCACACGACGACTATCCAGCCATTGCTGAAGTGCTCGATTGGGCGGCTGGTAGGGATGTAAGCCGTCCGCCATTCCTGCGCCTTCCCCAAGTGCGAGCGCTTGAAACCTACTGGTACCTGCGGCTGGTTCGCAGCACGCCAAGTGTGTTCGATCTCTACCAGAGCCTGGTTCAACGTCGCGTCGAGCTGCGTAAGGCGCTCGGCCTGACCAGTGATGCGCTGCGCGAGTATGTCGAGGAGCATGGGTTCGATGCGTTGATCGAGCACATCCGCACAGACGACGCGTTCGTCAAGCAGCACAAACTTGAGTCCCTCCGAGAAACCCTGAACCTGGACTACCCAAGCTACATCCTTGCGCTGGCAATGGGCGCCGGCAAGACCATGCTAATCGGCGCGATCATCGCCACCGAGTTCGCGATGGCGCAGGAATACCCTGACGAGGACTTCGTGCACAACGCGCTGGTGTTCGCGCCCGGCAAGACCATCATCGAGTCTCTGCGGGAGCTGGCGACGATGCCCTTTGACGGCATCCTGCCACCGCGGATGCACAAGCCGTTCGCCGCCAGCGTCAAACTGAACTTCACCCGCGACGGAAGCCCGGACATCGACGTGATCCCGGGCTCCCACTACAACATCGTTGTCACCAACACCGAGAAGATCCGCATCCAGAAAGCGTCCATCCGAAAGGGCGACCTGGGCAGCCTGTTTGCCGGCGCCGGCGATGCCGATCAGCTCAAGCAGGACGTGGCCAACCGTCGCCTTCAGCGGCTGGCACAGCTGCCACATCTGGGCGTGTTCTCCGACGAGGCGCACCACACCTATGGCCAGTCGATGGATGCTGAGTTGAAGAAGGTGCGCAAGACCGTGGACTACCTGGCCAGCGAGACGAATGTCGTCTGCGTGGTCAACACCACCGGCACCCCGTACTACAACAAGCAGCCACTTCTGGACGTCGTGTACTGGTATGGCTTGTCACAGGGCATCGAGGATGGCTATCTGAAGCCCGTGTCCGGCAACATCGAGGCCTACGATTTCGGCGATGACATCAAGCCTTATATCTCCGAAGTCGTCGGTGATTTCCTCAAGCACTACGGCAGCGTGTCGCTGCCGAACGGCGCCAAGGCCAAGCTGGCATTGTATTTCCCGCAAACCGACGACCTGGAGGCCATGCGCCCGGTCGTGGAGGCGGCGCTGGCGGCTAATGGACATATGCCTACGGAGTGTCTGGCCAACCACTCGCACAGCCCGCAGGCCGACGTGGATGCCTTCAACCGGCTCAACGACCCGACCGCGCCGCACCGCGTCATCCTGCTGGTGAACCGTGGCACCGAAGGCTGGAACTGCCCCAGCCTGTTCGCCTGTGCGCTCGCCCGCAACCTGCAGTCCTCCAACAACTTCGTGCTGCAGGCGGCCACGCGCTGTCTGCGCCAGGTGCCCGGCAACCCGCATAAGGCCAAGATTTACCTGTCGCAAGACAACTATGCGGTGCTCGATCGCCAGTTGCAGGAGACCTACGGCGAATCCCTCTCCGATCTCAAGCAGGGGCGTGAGAATCTGCGTCACGCGAAGATCGTGCTGCTCAAGGAGGACATCCCGCCGCTGGTGCTCAAGCGGCAGATCGTTCGCGTGCGCCGGATGGAAACAAGGATTCCAGAGACGCTTGAACTGCAGCGTCCACGGGACGACGATCCCGCGCTGACCGTACAGCGTTACGAGTTGGCCGCCCAGGTCAGCAGTCTGCGCGTCATGCGCGAGCTGGGTGACGCGCTGCCAGTCGAGGCCGCCATCGAAGCGACCGACGCCCGCACAGCGGCCGCGGACCTGGCCGCCCGCTACCGGCTTCCGCTGTTTGCGGTGCTGGATGCACTGCGCGTTGCCTACGGCGACGGAGATGTGCCGCTGCGCCACCTAGATTCGCTGGCGGGTCAGCTTGAGGACCAGGTGCGCCACTACGAGACCGAAACCGAGGAAATGGAAGTGGCGCTTGCGCTGGTGCGGCCTGAACGCTTCAACGAAGAGCAGGACCACAGTGGCCAGCCCGTCCGCACCGCGGAAATCACCTACCGCAAGGACAGGGCCAACCGCTTGTGGTGCGTGGACGATGCCCGCGCCGATTACGGGGGCAGTTTCGGCTTCCACTACAGCCCGTACAACTTCGACTCGCTGCCGGAGAAGGACTTCCTCGCCAAGGTGCTGGATGCCCTGCGGATCGATGCGGGGGACATCGAGGACGTGTACTTCACCGGGGGGCTGGGCCGCGACAAGACCGATTTCGTGGTCGAGTACAAGGGTGTGGACGGCCGCTGGCATCCGTACTCGCCGGACTTCCTGATCCGGCGCAAGCCAGCCACCGGCGGCAAGCCCGGCAGCGGCAAGCTGCTCATCGTGGAGATCAAGCAGGAACGCCTGCGCAGGGACGAGACCGACGGCGAAGACGGGCGCAAGGCGATGGCTGTACGTGAATGGGCCAGGCTTAATCCTGATCGCATCGACTACGAAATGCTGTTTACCGACACCGACGCCGTGGCGAACAACGACTTCGCCCGGGTGCGTACATTCCTGGGGGGCAAGCGATGA
- a CDS encoding carboxymuconolactone decarboxylase family protein → MSRIPLIDPATTTPDRQALLSEIHAAFGATPNMFRTVANSPAALRAMWGAFGALGGGVLPARLGEQVAVAIADRNACEYCLAAHTALGRKAGASAQEMSEAQDGRSSDPKTAAALRFALAVVERRGQVEADEVEALRVAGFDDGEIVELLAHVALNLFTNYVNVALGVPVDFPGVRLRKAA, encoded by the coding sequence ATGTCCCGCATTCCCCTGATCGACCCGGCCACCACAACCCCCGACCGCCAGGCCCTGCTGTCCGAGATCCACGCCGCCTTCGGCGCCACGCCCAACATGTTCCGCACGGTGGCTAATTCGCCCGCCGCGCTGCGCGCGATGTGGGGCGCGTTCGGCGCGCTGGGCGGCGGCGTGCTGCCCGCGCGGCTGGGCGAGCAGGTGGCGGTGGCCATCGCCGACCGCAACGCCTGCGAGTACTGCCTGGCCGCGCACACCGCCCTGGGCCGCAAGGCCGGCGCCAGCGCGCAGGAGATGAGCGAGGCGCAGGACGGCCGTTCGAGTGATCCGAAGACGGCGGCGGCGCTGCGCTTCGCGCTGGCGGTGGTGGAGCGGCGCGGGCAGGTGGAGGCGGACGAGGTGGAGGCGCTGCGGGTGGCGGGGTTCGACGACGGGGAGATCGTCGAGCTGCTGGCGCATGTGGCGTTGAACCTGTTCACCAATTACGTGAACGTGGCGCTGGGGGTGCCGGTGGATTTTCCGGGGGTGCGGTTGCGGAAGGCTGCCTGA
- a CDS encoding DNA methyltransferase, which translates to MSVRKAAKTTKATGKPVAKKAAKKTVRKTAAKPAPAAGADVLARVRGAQQAVAIGKAGGRPMLGWVGKRAPASVQAFPAQLVETYGEETPSSGLWERWPDDLRRGGLLYHGDNKEVLAHLLANGFRGQIKLIYIDPPFDSGADYVRTVELRGPKGKVKLEGEGYTLGEQIQYTDIWANDNYLQFMYERLLLLKELLAEDGSIYVHMDSANVHAIKVVCDEVFGASNFQREIIWRIGWISGYKSAAKNWIRNHDTILFYSKNKDRFTFNKEYIPYPEGYVRRDGAAPDGAGYPIEDTWNCYEIDSLDSIQIMSFNSEKVGYPTQKNENLLSRIVRASSDPGDLILDSFIGSGTTAAVAQKLGRRWIGCDINKGAIQTTAKRLQLVMADQAGEKGKPAQGKLLGDGDAPSPAQIGFTHWRVNDYDLAIQHNEAVNLACEYLGVERLRNDAYFDGLLGKRLVKIIPFGHPLSPMDLEAVKNELDARPEEDRAITVVCLGKELASDTWLAEWNRLRKKKTDPHHIEVIELRNDPRYGGFIQHEHAAARVAVKRKDGKLHVEIKDFVSPGILQRLAQQSGVVQAKVADWRAMVDSVMIDTAYDGAVFNVVHADVPARKADFVAGEYTLDAPDDETAVTVKITDMLGEEVMVTCRA; encoded by the coding sequence ATGAGCGTGCGCAAGGCCGCGAAGACAACGAAAGCAACGGGCAAGCCGGTTGCGAAGAAGGCGGCAAAGAAGACAGTCCGTAAGACGGCGGCCAAACCCGCGCCTGCCGCTGGTGCCGACGTGCTAGCCCGCGTGCGCGGCGCGCAACAGGCCGTAGCCATCGGCAAGGCCGGTGGTCGCCCAATGCTGGGCTGGGTGGGCAAGCGCGCCCCGGCCAGCGTGCAGGCGTTCCCGGCACAACTGGTCGAAACCTATGGGGAGGAAACACCGAGCAGTGGGCTGTGGGAGCGCTGGCCCGACGACCTGCGCCGTGGCGGCCTGCTGTACCACGGGGACAACAAGGAGGTACTGGCACACCTGCTGGCCAACGGCTTCCGTGGGCAGATCAAGCTCATCTACATCGATCCGCCGTTCGACTCCGGCGCCGACTACGTGCGCACAGTGGAATTGCGCGGCCCTAAGGGCAAGGTGAAGCTCGAAGGCGAAGGCTATACGCTGGGCGAGCAGATCCAGTACACCGATATCTGGGCCAACGATAACTACCTGCAGTTCATGTACGAGCGGCTGTTGTTGCTGAAGGAGCTTCTTGCTGAGGACGGAAGCATCTACGTGCACATGGACAGCGCGAACGTCCATGCGATCAAGGTCGTTTGCGACGAGGTGTTCGGAGCAAGCAATTTCCAGCGTGAGATCATCTGGCGCATAGGCTGGATTTCGGGCTACAAGTCGGCGGCCAAAAACTGGATACGAAACCACGACACGATCCTCTTCTACTCGAAAAACAAGGATCGTTTTACGTTCAACAAGGAGTACATTCCTTATCCGGAAGGGTACGTGCGACGTGATGGCGCCGCTCCTGACGGGGCTGGCTATCCGATCGAGGATACGTGGAACTGTTATGAGATCGACAGTTTGGATTCCATCCAGATCATGAGTTTCAATTCTGAGAAGGTCGGGTATCCAACGCAGAAGAACGAGAACCTTCTGTCGCGCATCGTTCGTGCATCGTCCGATCCCGGAGATTTGATTCTTGACAGCTTCATCGGCTCCGGCACCACGGCTGCCGTTGCGCAGAAGCTGGGTCGCCGCTGGATCGGCTGCGACATCAACAAGGGCGCCATCCAGACCACGGCCAAGCGGCTGCAGCTTGTCATGGCAGACCAGGCCGGTGAAAAAGGTAAGCCGGCGCAGGGCAAGCTGCTGGGAGACGGCGATGCACCTTCGCCGGCACAAATTGGCTTCACCCACTGGCGCGTTAACGACTACGACTTGGCTATCCAGCACAACGAAGCGGTCAATTTGGCGTGCGAGTACCTGGGTGTGGAACGGCTGCGCAACGATGCGTACTTCGATGGCCTGCTCGGCAAGCGGCTGGTCAAGATCATTCCGTTCGGCCATCCGCTCTCGCCGATGGACCTGGAGGCGGTCAAGAACGAGCTGGACGCCCGCCCAGAAGAGGATCGCGCGATCACCGTGGTTTGCCTGGGCAAGGAGTTGGCCAGCGACACTTGGCTGGCCGAGTGGAACCGCTTGCGAAAGAAGAAGACCGACCCCCACCACATCGAGGTCATCGAACTGCGCAACGACCCCAGGTATGGCGGTTTCATCCAGCACGAACACGCAGCAGCCCGCGTGGCGGTGAAGCGGAAGGACGGCAAGCTACACGTGGAGATCAAGGATTTCGTTTCCCCCGGCATCCTGCAGCGCTTGGCCCAGCAGTCCGGCGTGGTCCAGGCCAAAGTCGCCGACTGGCGTGCCATGGTGGATAGCGTGATGATCGACACGGCCTACGATGGTGCGGTGTTCAACGTGGTCCACGCTGACGTGCCTGCCCGCAAGGCCGATTTCGTGGCCGGCGAGTACACGCTGGACGCGCCCGATGACGAGACCGCCGTGACGGTAAAGATCACCGACATGCTGGGTGAGGAAGTGATGGTGACTTGCCGAGCATGA